One genomic segment of Paenibacillus sp. FSL H8-0332 includes these proteins:
- a CDS encoding ABC transporter permease codes for MTNLLPLIRNECLKIIKKKRFYVILLILLVLVPMFTYAQMRIAERSRDKFNSDWRLEIQQQITDNQNSLGSDRIPEEWKSYRRIFLQQLQYYLDHDVNPNEPSGVTFTREFVNNSVSLFIPLLIMAVASDLVSGERTTGTIKMLLTRPVRRWKVLFSKMAALLMFVSLIVLSVFVISYLISGLAFGYKGFNVPVFTGFQLNGDTVDMSKVHAVEQWKYLLMQGGLIWYVSIVVALLAFMVSVLVRSTAASIVVMMAALIAGTILTNMASAWTAAKYLFMVNMELTTYLAGTPAPIEGMTLGFSMAVLGIWGLVAVIISFAVFTKRDILN; via the coding sequence TTGACTAACCTGCTGCCGCTCATCCGAAATGAGTGCCTGAAGATTATTAAAAAGAAACGTTTCTATGTCATCCTGCTCATCCTGCTCGTGCTGGTGCCAATGTTTACCTATGCTCAAATGCGCATAGCCGAGCGCAGCCGTGACAAATTTAACTCTGACTGGAGACTGGAGATCCAGCAGCAAATTACCGACAACCAGAACTCGCTCGGCAGCGACCGGATTCCGGAGGAATGGAAGTCGTACCGGCGGATTTTTCTCCAGCAATTGCAGTATTATCTGGATCATGATGTGAATCCGAACGAACCGAGCGGAGTGACGTTCACCCGGGAGTTTGTCAATAATTCGGTCTCGCTGTTCATTCCGCTGCTGATCATGGCGGTTGCTTCCGACCTGGTCTCCGGGGAGCGGACGACAGGCACGATCAAAATGCTGCTGACCCGCCCGGTCAGACGCTGGAAGGTGCTGTTCAGCAAAATGGCGGCGCTGCTGATGTTCGTCTCGCTGATTGTCCTGTCCGTATTCGTAATCAGCTATCTGATATCGGGGCTGGCTTTTGGCTATAAAGGGTTCAATGTTCCGGTCTTCACAGGCTTCCAGCTAAACGGTGATACTGTAGATATGTCTAAGGTTCATGCGGTGGAGCAGTGGAAGTATCTGCTGATGCAGGGCGGGCTAATCTGGTATGTCAGTATTGTGGTGGCCCTGCTGGCCTTCATGGTATCGGTTCTGGTCCGCAGCACGGCTGCGAGCATTGTAGTGATGATGGCAGCGCTGATTGCCGGAACGATCCTGACCAACATGGCTTCCGCCTGGACGGCGGCCAAATATTTATTTATGGTCAACATGGAACTGACTACTTATTTAGCGGGCACTCCCGCGCCGATTGAGGGCATGACATTGGGCTTTTCGATGGCGGTTCTGGGCATTTGGGGACTTGTGGCCGTAATCATTTCATTCGCCGTCTTTACGAAACGGGATATTTTGAATTAG